The following are encoded in a window of Thiohalobacter sp. IOR34 genomic DNA:
- the rsfS gene encoding ribosome silencing factor: protein MTSHPDSEQLKALVVEALEALKAQDICVLEVGEFTSVADYMIIASGSSDRHVKALADNVVEKAKQAGVPPLGVEGEAGSEWVLVDLGDVIVHVMRPQTRAFYNLEKLWSMGGEEEVVPSGEGGA from the coding sequence GTGACATCCCATCCGGACAGCGAACAACTGAAGGCGCTGGTGGTCGAGGCGCTGGAGGCGCTCAAGGCGCAGGACATCTGTGTCCTGGAGGTCGGCGAGTTTACCTCGGTCGCCGACTACATGATCATCGCCAGCGGTAGCTCCGACCGCCACGTCAAGGCCCTGGCCGACAACGTGGTGGAGAAGGCCAAGCAGGCCGGCGTGCCGCCGCTCGGCGTCGAGGGCGAGGCCGGCAGCGAGTGGGTGCTGGTCGATCTGGGCGACGTCATCGTCCATGTCATGCGGCCCCAGACCCGCGCCTTCTACAACCTGGAGAAGCTCTGGTCGATGGGTGGCGAGGAAGAGGTGGTGCCGTCCGGCGAGGGCGGGGCCTGA
- the nadD gene encoding nicotinate-nucleotide adenylyltransferase yields the protein MIGIYGGTFDPVHFGHLRTALEVAELLELDELRLLPAGRPPHRPPPQATTAQRLQMLRLALAGQARLGLDPRELQRPGPSYMVDTLASLRAELGTRPLALILGQDAFLGLDRWHRWRELPDLAHLVVMTRPGGDWPQGGELGALFEARRSQDPAALRAAAAGRIWCCPVRQLEISASGIRALCAAGRSPRYLLPDAVLGYIEAEGLYQDSQGREMPAGESE from the coding sequence ATGATCGGCATCTACGGCGGCACCTTCGACCCCGTCCATTTCGGCCATCTGCGTACCGCGCTGGAGGTGGCCGAGCTGCTGGAGCTGGATGAGCTGCGGCTGCTGCCGGCCGGTCGGCCACCGCACCGGCCGCCACCGCAGGCCACCACCGCCCAGCGGTTGCAGATGCTGCGCCTGGCGCTGGCCGGTCAGGCCCGCCTCGGCCTCGACCCGCGTGAGCTGCAGCGGCCGGGACCTTCCTACATGGTCGACACCCTGGCCTCGTTGCGTGCCGAGCTGGGAACACGGCCCTTGGCGTTGATCCTTGGCCAGGACGCCTTCCTCGGCCTCGACCGCTGGCACCGCTGGCGCGAGCTGCCCGACCTGGCCCACCTGGTGGTGATGACCCGTCCCGGCGGCGACTGGCCGCAGGGCGGCGAGCTGGGGGCGCTGTTCGAGGCGCGGCGCAGCCAAGACCCGGCCGCGCTGCGCGCGGCAGCGGCCGGCCGCATCTGGTGCTGCCCGGTGCGGCAGCTGGAGATATCCGCCAGCGGCATCCGCGCCCTGTGCGCGGCCGGGCGCAGTCCGCGTTATCTGTTGCCGGATGCCGTGCTGGGCTACATCGAGGCCGAGGGCCTGTATCAAGATTCACAAGGCCGGGAGATGCCGGCAGGAGAGAGCGAGTGA
- a CDS encoding glutamate-5-semialdehyde dehydrogenase: MNATPDNLDLDVVAYMQAVGRRARAAARDMARAETGAKNAALLAMAAALEATRETLKAENARDLEAGRARGLDAALLDRLTLTDARIDAMAEGLRQVAALADPVGSISDLNYRPSGIQVGRMRVPLGVIGIIYESRPNVTADAAALCLKSGNAAILRGGSEAIHSNQAIAACIRSGLEQAGLPLEAVQVIETTDRAAVGELLRMQDCVDVIVPRGGKGLIERVTAESRVPVIKHLDGICHVYIDADADLDKAVRVAVNAKTQRFGTCNTMETLLVDAAVAAEVLPRLEGPYREAGVELRGCERTRQILRDAVPASEEDWDTEYLAPILSIRVVDGLDAAIEHIARHSSQHTESIVTENYSRARRFLREVDSSSVMVNASTRFADGFEYGLGAEIGISTDKLHARGPVGLEGLTSQKFIVLGDGHIRQ, encoded by the coding sequence ATGAACGCAACGCCGGACAATCTGGACCTGGACGTCGTGGCCTACATGCAGGCGGTCGGCCGCCGGGCGCGGGCCGCGGCGCGTGACATGGCGCGGGCCGAGACCGGCGCCAAGAATGCCGCTCTGCTGGCCATGGCCGCGGCCCTGGAGGCGACGCGTGAGACGCTCAAGGCCGAGAATGCCCGTGACCTGGAGGCCGGGCGTGCCCGCGGCCTGGACGCGGCCCTGCTCGACCGGCTGACGCTGACCGACGCGCGCATCGACGCCATGGCCGAAGGCCTGCGCCAGGTGGCCGCCCTGGCCGATCCGGTGGGCAGCATCAGCGATCTCAACTACCGCCCCAGCGGCATCCAGGTGGGCCGCATGCGCGTCCCCCTGGGGGTGATCGGCATCATCTACGAGTCGCGGCCCAACGTCACCGCCGATGCCGCGGCGCTGTGCCTGAAGTCCGGCAATGCCGCCATCCTGCGCGGCGGCTCCGAGGCCATCCATTCCAACCAGGCCATCGCCGCCTGCATCCGCAGCGGCCTGGAACAGGCCGGCCTGCCGCTGGAGGCGGTGCAGGTGATCGAGACCACCGACCGTGCCGCGGTCGGCGAGCTGCTGCGCATGCAGGACTGCGTCGACGTCATCGTGCCGCGCGGCGGCAAGGGGCTGATCGAGCGCGTCACCGCCGAGTCGCGGGTGCCGGTGATCAAGCACCTGGACGGCATTTGCCATGTCTACATCGATGCCGACGCCGATCTGGACAAGGCGGTGCGGGTGGCCGTGAATGCCAAGACCCAGCGCTTCGGCACCTGCAACACCATGGAGACCCTGCTGGTCGATGCGGCGGTTGCCGCCGAGGTGCTGCCGCGGCTGGAGGGGCCCTACCGCGAGGCCGGCGTCGAGCTGCGCGGCTGCGAGCGCACCCGGCAGATCCTCAGGGATGCCGTGCCGGCCAGCGAGGAGGACTGGGACACCGAATACCTGGCGCCCATCCTCTCGATCCGCGTGGTCGATGGCCTGGATGCCGCCATCGAGCATATTGCCCGTCACAGCTCCCAGCACACCGAGAGCATCGTCACCGAGAACTACAGCCGGGCACGGCGCTTCCTGCGCGAGGTCGATTCCAGCTCGGTGATGGTCAACGCCTCGACCCGTTTTGCCGATGGCTTCGAGTACGGGCTCGGCGCCGAGATCGGCATCAGCACCGACAAGCTGCACGCCCGTGGGCCGGTGGGCCTGGAGGGCCTGACCAGCCAGAAATTCATCGTGCTCGGCGACGGTCACATCCGCCAGTGA
- the holA gene encoding DNA polymerase III subunit delta produces the protein MQVRPEQLATRLEQGLAPVYLVHGDEPLLVQEACDAIRAAARGQGYAEREVFQVEQGFEWGRLLEAANALSLFAERRILELRLPGGKPGKEGGEALRAYAGRPAEDTLLLVICGKLEPAQRKAKWYQALDEAGVSVQVWPVDAARLPAWIRQRMQGRGLRPSAAAAQLLAERVEGNLLAAAQEIDKLALLHQGEVDVDAVAAAVADSARFDIFGLVDAALAGEAGRCLRMLAGLRGEGVEPVLVVWALARELRALAGMARELAGGGSTASVMASHRVWKNRQPLVAKGLARYRPAAWQALLGKCAEIDRIVKGQAPGRPWDELVQLCLGMAGRPLGLAPRRP, from the coding sequence ATGCAGGTCCGCCCCGAACAGCTTGCCACCCGTCTCGAACAGGGGCTGGCGCCGGTCTATCTGGTCCATGGTGACGAGCCGCTGCTGGTGCAGGAGGCCTGTGACGCGATCCGCGCCGCGGCGCGTGGCCAGGGCTATGCCGAACGCGAGGTCTTCCAGGTCGAGCAGGGTTTCGAGTGGGGACGGCTGCTGGAGGCGGCCAACGCCCTGTCGCTGTTCGCGGAACGGCGCATCCTGGAACTGCGCCTGCCCGGCGGCAAGCCGGGCAAGGAGGGCGGCGAGGCGCTGCGTGCCTATGCCGGCCGCCCCGCCGAGGACACCCTGCTGCTGGTGATCTGCGGCAAGCTGGAGCCGGCCCAGCGCAAGGCGAAATGGTATCAGGCCCTGGACGAGGCCGGGGTCTCGGTGCAGGTCTGGCCGGTGGATGCCGCCCGCCTGCCGGCCTGGATACGCCAGCGCATGCAGGGTCGCGGCCTGCGGCCGAGCGCGGCCGCCGCCCAGCTCCTCGCCGAGCGGGTCGAGGGCAATCTGCTGGCCGCGGCGCAGGAGATCGACAAGCTGGCCCTGCTGCACCAGGGCGAGGTGGACGTCGATGCGGTGGCGGCGGCGGTGGCGGACAGCGCCCGTTTCGACATCTTCGGGCTGGTGGATGCCGCCCTGGCCGGCGAGGCCGGTCGCTGCCTGCGCATGCTCGCCGGCCTGCGCGGCGAGGGTGTGGAGCCGGTGCTGGTGGTCTGGGCCCTGGCCCGCGAGCTGCGCGCCCTGGCCGGCATGGCCCGCGAGCTGGCGGGGGGGGGCTCGACCGCGAGCGTGATGGCCAGCCACCGGGTGTGGAAGAACCGCCAGCCGCTGGTGGCCAAGGGGCTGGCCCGCTACCGGCCCGCGGCCTGGCAGGCGCTGCTCGGCAAGTGTGCCGAGATCGACCGCATCGTCAAGGGCCAGGCGCCGGGCAGGCCCTGGGACGAGCTGGTACAATTGTGTCTCGGCATGGCCGGTCGCCCGCTGGGCCTGGCGCCGCGCCGGCCCTGA
- the lptE gene encoding LPS assembly lipoprotein LptE — protein MNAPIFHRRLWPLLLAVLLLAGCGFHLRGAVALPPAMQKIAVKGIGPYAPLGREIRRGLRSAGAEVVEDPAAATAVLRILRNEAPRRVLSVQATGKVQEYELLQILDFSVQDAAGRLLLSRQHLELSRAYLYDANDPLGKGSEEAAIRADMRRDLVQLLLLRLQARGR, from the coding sequence GTGAATGCTCCAATCTTCCACCGCCGCCTCTGGCCGCTGCTGCTGGCCGTGCTGCTGCTCGCTGGCTGCGGTTTCCATCTGCGCGGGGCGGTGGCCCTGCCGCCCGCCATGCAGAAGATCGCCGTCAAGGGTATCGGCCCCTATGCGCCCCTGGGGCGGGAGATCCGCCGTGGCCTGCGCAGCGCCGGGGCCGAGGTGGTGGAGGATCCGGCCGCGGCCACGGCGGTGCTGAGGATTCTGCGCAACGAGGCGCCGCGGCGGGTACTGTCGGTGCAGGCCACCGGCAAGGTGCAGGAATACGAGTTGCTGCAGATCCTCGATTTCAGCGTGCAGGACGCGGCCGGCCGGCTGCTGCTGTCGCGCCAGCATCTGGAGCTGAGCCGTGCCTATCTGTACGACGCCAACGATCCGCTGGGCAAGGGCAGCGAGGAGGCGGCGATCCGCGCCGACATGCGGCGCGATCTGGTCCAGCTGCTGCTGCTGCGCCTCCAGGCACGGGGGCGCTGA